A single window of Leptolyngbya ohadii IS1 DNA harbors:
- a CDS encoding HepT-like ribonuclease domain-containing protein translates to MQSSNRDIASVWDMVQAIRYIQTFTANLSFEAYLNDIRTISAVERQFEILGEAARRISGEFRQAHSAIDWQRIVGLRNIVIHRYDDVNQDVLWTIIQSELPPLQTQLESLLPPLPEEQK, encoded by the coding sequence ATGCAGTCTAGCAATCGTGATATCGCGTCGGTTTGGGATATGGTGCAGGCGATTCGCTATATTCAAACGTTTACGGCAAACCTTTCGTTCGAGGCATATCTGAATGATATTCGGACTATCAGCGCAGTCGAGCGGCAGTTTGAAATATTGGGAGAAGCGGCGCGTAGAATCTCCGGTGAATTTCGTCAAGCTCATTCGGCAATTGACTGGCAGCGGATTGTTGGACTTCGTAACATCGTAATTCATCGGTATGATGACGTGAATCAAGACGTTTTGTGGACGATTATCCAATCAGAACTCCCTCCTTTGCAGACACAGCTAGAGTCTCTTTTGCCTCCGCTGCCTGAAGAACAGAAATGA
- a CDS encoding cadmium resistance transporter encodes MNWVISAIVSGISAFAATNIDDIVMLTLFFAQADDAAPTNQKSNQLRPRQIVLGQYLGFLVLIAASIPGFVGGMIIPDPWIGLLGFLPIAIGIQQLIRPESEEDEIQLVSDVTRSVNKNSLRAKLSQIFHPNTLQVAAVTIANGGDNIATYVPLFASSNLSELLIILAMFGLMIALWCAIARYLSTHPKVAPLLTRYAHWIVPLVLIGLGIHILISSESYLLLQR; translated from the coding sequence ATGAATTGGGTCATTAGCGCGATCGTTTCTGGTATTTCTGCCTTTGCTGCCACCAACATTGACGACATCGTGATGCTGACGCTGTTTTTTGCCCAGGCAGACGATGCAGCACCCACAAATCAAAAGTCGAACCAGTTGCGTCCCCGGCAGATTGTTTTGGGGCAGTACTTGGGCTTCCTGGTGCTGATTGCCGCCTCAATTCCCGGCTTCGTGGGGGGAATGATCATTCCCGATCCCTGGATTGGCTTGCTGGGATTTTTGCCCATTGCGATCGGGATTCAGCAGCTCATTCGTCCTGAGTCCGAGGAGGATGAAATTCAGCTTGTATCTGATGTCACCCGTTCTGTTAACAAAAACTCATTGCGGGCGAAGCTATCGCAAATTTTCCACCCCAATACGCTTCAGGTGGCCGCGGTGACGATCGCCAATGGGGGAGACAATATTGCGACCTATGTGCCGCTGTTTGCTTCTAGCAATCTATCGGAACTGCTGATCATTCTGGCAATGTTTGGGCTGATGATTGCTCTCTGGTGTGCGATCGCCCGCTATCTCAGTACTCATCCGAAGGTTGCGCCGCTGCTGACCCGCTATGCCCATTGGATTGTGCCGCTCGTCCTGATTGGGCTGGGAATTCATATTTTGATTTCCAGCGAGTCTTATCTGTTACTTCAGCGGTAA
- a CDS encoding nucleotidyltransferase family protein — translation MMVELKALVRERVRASAEEIAEFCQRWKIVEFALFGSVLRDDFRPDSDIDVLVTFAAEDTLTWDDLMKMQEEIEALFGRKVDLVRKKYLKNPYRRHEILKTQKVIYAV, via the coding sequence ATGATGGTTGAATTAAAGGCTTTGGTGAGGGAGCGGGTGAGGGCTTCTGCGGAGGAGATTGCGGAGTTTTGTCAGCGGTGGAAGATTGTTGAGTTTGCGCTGTTTGGCTCGGTGCTGCGGGATGATTTTCGTCCGGATAGCGATATTGATGTGCTGGTGACGTTTGCTGCGGAGGATACGTTGACCTGGGATGATCTGATGAAGATGCAGGAGGAAATTGAGGCTTTATTTGGTCGTAAGGTTGACCTTGTAAGGAAAAAATATCTGAAGAATCCCTATCGGCGGCATGAGATTCTCAAAACTCAGAAAGTGATTTATGCAGTCTAG
- a CDS encoding BMP family protein yields the protein MTSLNRRKFLVYGSATLGTSLLLKACGNSPSGTPAASDSSATTGSSAATGDKIKVAGIYTVPIEQQWVSRIHKALETAKERGDIEYVYSENVTNTDYERVMRQYAEAGNQLIVGEVFAVEKAARDVAKSYPNVAFLMGSSGKPDGSNFSVFDNYIHEPAYLTGMIAGGMTKSKTIGLVGGYPIPEVNRLMHAFMAGAKEIQPDTKFLVTFIGSWFDPPKAKEAAFAQISKGADVMYAERFGVSDAAKEKGVLAIGNVIDTQQDYPDTVVASAIWHMEPTIDKAIEAVRSGNFKAEDYGVYSYMKHKGSSLSPLGTFETKVPADLQAKVQQRQEEILAGKFTVKVDDTEPKSTT from the coding sequence ATGACTTCTCTTAACCGACGCAAATTTCTGGTCTACGGTTCAGCAACGCTTGGAACCAGTTTATTGCTCAAGGCTTGCGGCAATTCCCCCTCTGGTACACCGGCGGCAAGCGATTCTTCGGCAACTACTGGATCATCAGCGGCAACAGGCGACAAGATCAAAGTAGCAGGAATCTACACTGTACCGATCGAACAGCAGTGGGTCAGCCGGATTCACAAGGCACTGGAAACCGCTAAAGAGCGGGGCGATATTGAATATGTCTACTCCGAAAACGTCACCAATACGGACTACGAGCGGGTGATGCGGCAGTACGCCGAGGCTGGCAATCAGCTCATTGTGGGCGAAGTGTTTGCGGTGGAAAAGGCGGCGCGGGACGTGGCAAAATCCTACCCCAACGTGGCATTCCTGATGGGGTCAAGCGGCAAGCCCGACGGCTCCAACTTCTCCGTCTTCGATAACTACATCCACGAACCCGCCTACCTGACGGGCATGATCGCGGGCGGCATGACCAAATCAAAAACGATCGGCTTGGTGGGTGGCTACCCCATCCCGGAAGTGAACCGCCTGATGCACGCATTTATGGCAGGTGCAAAGGAAATTCAGCCCGACACCAAGTTCCTCGTCACCTTTATCGGCAGCTGGTTCGACCCGCCTAAAGCCAAAGAAGCCGCCTTCGCCCAGATTTCTAAAGGCGCAGATGTGATGTACGCCGAGCGGTTTGGCGTATCCGATGCCGCAAAGGAAAAAGGTGTTCTGGCGATCGGCAACGTAATCGACACCCAGCAAGACTATCCCGATACGGTGGTCGCAAGCGCGATCTGGCACATGGAACCCACGATCGATAAGGCGATCGAAGCCGTCAGGAGCGGCAACTTTAAAGCAGAGGATTACGGGGTGTACAGCTATATGAAGCACAAGGGCAGTAGCCTATCCCCGCTGGGAACCTTTGAAACCAAAGTCCCGGCAGACCTCCAGGCAAAGGTTCAGCAGCGTCAGGAAGAAATTCTGGCTGGCAAGTTCACCGTCAAAGTAGACGACACCGAACCCAAGTCTACGACGTAG
- a CDS encoding alpha/beta hydrolase: MNCKQDSAVSIGDALSIGQIALGKKCQEGQNQQKVRFSKLRKGKRFWQIGLLSSITSVLAALPAMAAQQVSISYGPLEISVPVEALETYARTGEVDRSLRFYTRFIPSENREQFRQVLRDRVQLNVNEISQVTYSSVGETSLQHLGQVIQTESRQNGFYALRSAAIAAAADPEGLTLLNLVRHFPSQTIRIRADRAMEVAEEFSQLSKQTDRMTAFLSQQNAADAAAQPLDFDRRTDLQQVGNVNWQKQTLTLNDRSRDRQIAVDLYVPSAQTPAPVMIISHGIAADRGDFSELAQHLVSYGFAVAVLDHPGSDTRQLRNWLGGLVDEMTASDEFIHRPKDVSFLIDRLEELNRSGGLSDRLKLDQVGVIGHSLGGYTALALAGANLNFNLLQQQCQPDLINLNSINFSMLLQCEALHTTQLNSLQLKDDRVKAVIAVNSASNSIFGQAGLQNIKIPVMMIGGSDDLISPVLLEQVCPFTWLTMPDKYLAVIKKGTHVYSSQSSRGLFPGETENPNPGQAQRYLEALSLAFSKVYVADQPDYRDYLKASYAKSISRSPLDLTVTNGANTRSIEQTLGGSCLGGS; this comes from the coding sequence ATGAACTGCAAACAGGACAGTGCAGTTTCGATTGGTGATGCGTTATCGATCGGACAAATTGCTTTGGGTAAAAAATGTCAGGAAGGGCAGAATCAGCAAAAGGTTCGGTTCTCCAAACTCAGAAAGGGGAAGCGTTTCTGGCAGATTGGCTTACTCAGCAGCATTACCTCTGTTCTGGCGGCTCTCCCGGCAATGGCGGCTCAGCAGGTGAGTATTTCCTATGGACCGCTGGAAATCTCTGTTCCGGTTGAAGCGCTAGAAACCTACGCACGAACGGGAGAAGTCGATCGCAGTTTACGGTTTTATACCCGCTTTATTCCCTCAGAGAATCGCGAACAGTTTCGTCAGGTTTTACGCGATCGCGTTCAGTTGAACGTCAACGAAATTTCTCAGGTTACGTATTCTTCGGTGGGGGAAACATCGCTTCAGCATTTGGGACAGGTGATTCAAACAGAGTCGCGGCAGAATGGATTCTATGCGCTGCGATCGGCAGCCATTGCAGCCGCAGCAGATCCAGAGGGCTTGACCTTATTGAATCTTGTTAGACACTTTCCGTCCCAAACCATTCGGATTCGAGCCGATCGCGCCATGGAAGTGGCAGAGGAGTTTTCCCAGCTTTCTAAGCAGACCGATCGCATGACTGCTTTTCTTTCTCAACAAAACGCCGCCGATGCCGCAGCCCAACCCCTAGACTTCGATCGCCGCACAGACTTACAGCAGGTCGGGAATGTCAACTGGCAGAAGCAAACCCTGACCCTAAACGATCGATCGCGCGATCGCCAAATTGCGGTAGATCTGTATGTGCCGAGCGCCCAAACCCCAGCTCCAGTGATGATTATTTCCCACGGGATTGCCGCTGATCGGGGCGATTTCTCGGAACTGGCGCAGCATCTTGTGTCCTATGGCTTCGCCGTAGCAGTGCTGGATCATCCGGGAAGCGATACACGACAGTTGCGAAACTGGTTAGGCGGATTAGTGGACGAAATGACTGCCTCGGATGAGTTTATCCATCGTCCCAAGGATGTCAGCTTTTTAATCGATCGACTAGAGGAATTGAATCGATCGGGGGGTCTGAGCGATCGCTTGAAGCTGGATCAGGTTGGGGTGATTGGGCATTCGCTGGGAGGCTACACGGCTCTGGCGCTGGCAGGGGCAAACCTCAATTTCAATCTGCTGCAACAGCAGTGTCAGCCGGATTTAATTAATCTCAACAGCATCAATTTCTCCATGCTGCTTCAGTGCGAGGCACTGCATACGACTCAGCTTAATTCCTTGCAGCTCAAGGACGATCGCGTAAAAGCGGTAATTGCCGTAAATTCTGCCAGCAACAGCATTTTTGGACAGGCGGGACTTCAGAACATCAAAATTCCCGTGATGATGATTGGCGGCAGCGATGATCTGATCTCTCCCGTGCTGCTGGAGCAGGTTTGCCCGTTTACCTGGCTAACCATGCCCGACAAATATCTTGCCGTGATCAAAAAGGGCACCCACGTCTATAGCAGCCAGTCGAGTCGCGGTCTATTCCCCGGCGAAACGGAAAACCCGAATCCGGGACAGGCACAGCGCTATCTGGAGGCACTCAGTCTGGCATTTTCCAAAGTCTACGTCGCAGACCAGCCGGACTACCGGGATTACCTGAAAGCCTCCTATGCCAAGTCGATCAGCCGATCGCCCCTAGATCTGACAGTGACGAATGGGGCAAATACGCGATCGATCGAGCAGACGTTGGGAGGGAGTTGTTTGGGGGGGAGTTAG
- a CDS encoding class I SAM-dependent rRNA methyltransferase — protein sequence MAKLATVQLPANLKDRLMQGHPWVYRNHLPPNLRLPSGDWVRVQCGNWKGFGLWDSQSPIAIRIFSRQEPPTPKWVREQVQSAWDLRSPLRNQGCTAYRWLFGEGDGLPGITVDLYDRFAVVQTYMESAEVLLKWLIDALQTTAPLEGIYLKTQHRLEINERDETENDRSDSQSNSRSDSKVKLIWGQPAPTPLIVEEHGLKFQVDLHAGQKTGLFLDHRENRKFVEGLSKGRTVLNCFAYTGAFSLYALRGGANHVTSVDIGKGLAEAASTNICLNGLDDRRHTFFTGDCFNFLNTAIEQGKQFDVIILDPPSFAKTKQNRHAAQRAYSKLNALALRCISPNGLLVSASCTSQISPEAFKEAIAAAGGTTGHQIQIIHEIGQPIDHPVPAQFPEGRYLKFVVGRVR from the coding sequence ATGGCAAAACTTGCCACCGTCCAACTTCCTGCCAATCTCAAAGACCGCCTGATGCAGGGACATCCCTGGGTCTATCGCAATCACCTGCCGCCGAATCTCCGTTTACCTTCGGGGGACTGGGTGCGGGTGCAGTGCGGTAACTGGAAGGGGTTTGGACTCTGGGATAGTCAAAGTCCGATCGCTATTCGGATTTTTTCCCGCCAGGAGCCTCCCACACCCAAATGGGTACGCGAACAGGTGCAGTCCGCCTGGGATCTGCGATCGCCCCTCCGCAATCAGGGCTGTACCGCCTATCGGTGGCTGTTCGGTGAAGGGGATGGCTTACCCGGAATTACGGTGGATTTGTACGATCGCTTTGCCGTGGTGCAGACCTACATGGAAAGTGCAGAAGTCCTTTTGAAATGGCTGATCGACGCGCTTCAGACCACCGCTCCGCTGGAAGGAATTTATCTCAAGACGCAGCATCGGTTAGAGATTAACGAGCGGGATGAAACAGAGAACGATCGATCGGACAGCCAGTCGAACAGTCGATCGGATAGTAAGGTGAAACTGATCTGGGGACAGCCTGCCCCGACACCGCTGATTGTTGAAGAACACGGCTTGAAATTCCAGGTAGACCTTCATGCGGGACAAAAAACCGGATTATTCCTGGATCATCGGGAGAATCGCAAATTCGTCGAAGGGTTGAGCAAAGGACGAACGGTTTTAAACTGCTTTGCCTACACGGGGGCTTTCTCCCTCTATGCGCTGCGGGGTGGGGCAAACCATGTAACGAGTGTGGATATCGGCAAAGGATTAGCAGAAGCCGCCTCTACAAATATTTGCCTAAATGGATTAGACGATCGCCGCCATACTTTCTTTACAGGAGATTGCTTTAACTTCCTCAATACCGCGATCGAGCAGGGTAAACAGTTTGATGTGATTATTCTCGATCCGCCCAGCTTCGCCAAAACCAAGCAAAACCGCCACGCCGCCCAGCGAGCATACAGCAAGTTAAACGCTCTGGCGCTCCGCTGTATTTCTCCCAATGGTCTACTGGTGAGTGCAAGCTGTACGAGTCAGATCAGCCCGGAGGCTTTCAAAGAAGCGATCGCCGCTGCGGGAGGCACGACCGGACACCAGATCCAGATCATTCACGAGATTGGACAGCCGATCGATCATCCGGTTCCGGCGCAGTTTCCGGAAGGACGCTATCTCAAGTTTGTGGTGGGACGAGTCAGGTGA